The Micropterus dolomieu isolate WLL.071019.BEF.003 ecotype Adirondacks unplaced genomic scaffold, ASM2129224v1 contig_8959, whole genome shotgun sequence DNA window CTCGGGACCAGGTAAAAGCCAAGACAAAACTGGACCAAAGCAggaaggagctggaggaggaacaGAGGGCACAGATCTGGCTGAGGGAGAAGGTCAGTCAGCTGGAGCATGAGATGAGGCTCCTAATTCAAACCCATCAGCAGGATGTGGCCCACTTGGAGGCCACTTTGACTCATTCCAGAGCCACAATGTCACCCACACTGGCTCAAAGGGGCAACCAGACACCAGACCTTCTACAGCTGGGACAGGAGTACTCTGAGAGGGCCACCAGGGCACGGCAGGAGGCAGCAGAGGCCTATGAGGGGCCGTTAGCTCGGCTAGAGGAGTCACTTAACCACACAAAAATGACAATAGCCCTTCACAACTGATCACAACCTTGAAAAAAATCTTGTTCTTATTTGATAAGTGGCTTTAAAATTGATGATCACTATTGATTCATTTTGTTTCAGTcaacaaatgaaataatgatttcAGCATTACAATAAACTTCATATGTCATTATAGTGTAAGTCGATCGATATATTATAGAGGTCCTTTTGCTTTTTAGATTGTTTTTAGAGAAACTGTGAAAATAACTGTTGCAATTTGGGGAACTTCGACCGTGTGAAAATAATCTTCACATACAGTTTCTTGTGAAACGTGCAATCTCTCACAGTGTATGGTGTCTCTTTAGTAGCGTCACATGGTGAAAATAGAAACAAGTCACAAACCACAGGGGAAGGCGAACAGTTGATAATCAGCATCTGCATGACTTGTGGGAGAAAATGCCGTTAGTGTTTCTTCTATTGCATGTCAATGACATGGCTGGTCAATTCtttaaagactttttaaagaacaattaGATTTTATTCTCTTAACATTTGATCAAACCACAGAATGGCAGTGGCACagagaatgtgtgtttttacccATGATACTTCACTGTGAGAAACCTTTctcatatcttttttttaaccactttCTTTTCCTATTTCACTTGCTGTTTTGGCAGGAGCACTTGGAGGGCCTTGAGGCAGACAAAGAGGAGCTGGGCCAGCAGACTGATTGTCTCCCTCTGGAGAACCAactcctgctgcagctgaagatGTCTCTGGGCCTGGAGGTGGCAACGCACAGGTACGCTGCACTGTCAGCTGCTTTTATAAAGAAAACCAATAGAGGATGGAGATAACAACCATTAATAGATTTTTTATACCTGATTATGCTTTGCAGGGTTAAGTGGTCTGGAGCCTATCCCACCATGCAGTAGGTGAGAGGAGGGTATGAGGGAAAGTGACATACTCTTATATATACTTACAGTACATACTTATACAGACTGACTTCAAGGTAAAGACAAGGTCCCTGAGCAAAGCAGTCACCATCTCTACCCCCTTGTACATTTATAGTTACATATATTGATCCAGGGCCGATCATTCACCGATCAATACGAAGAAAATATGTACGATTCCATCCAGAAGGTCACACTGTATTTGTATTCTAAAAATGAACAAGATGAGACAGTCGATATCAATCTAATGTCTGTGTATGAAGGATAGAGCTGGAGATGGGATACATTTAGCcgagcttagcattaagacaggacatttatttatttataaggacaacacacattaatcaacattactgtaaatgtgccagtgttagccaGCAGACAGTGTGGAAACCCtttgcctggctctgtctgaaaaacaaatacacctATCAACCCCTCACTACACTGTAATCCCAAACAGTTGTACTAGCTCATAACTAATGAGGTCATTACAGTCAAATGTCCTTATGCAGTTGGCCAAACTATAAAGTATCGAGCTC harbors:
- the LOC123965253 gene encoding nestin-like; protein product: ARLEVDVAWRDRVHAELEVGRLTEEVQALDLQRQREARDQEHLEGLEADKEELGQQTDCLPLENQLLLQLKMSLGLEVATHRVKWSGAYPTM